The following nucleotide sequence is from Halobaculum sp. MBLA0147.
ACACCCCGGTGTGGTTCGGTCGCTCGAACCTCGCGAGTCGTGTCGCCGGCGGTGCCGCGTCGGTCGAACCACCCGTCGACGTGGCGATCAACCGACTACTGACGACGAAGGCGACACGGCCACTCTGTCAGTTGTCACTGGCGGGTGTCGTCGCCGACGCCGTCCCGACGTTGAACCACCCGGACACCGTGGCGGCGATGCTCCACAAGTACCGTGCAGCGGCGAGACTCGCCCGTGCCGGTGTCCCGGTCCCAGACACCGTGTTGTCACCGCGACGGACCCCACCGGACGACTGGGCGGCGACGGTCGGCGACACGGCCGTCCGGAAGCCGGGGATCGGGACGAACGGGACCGGCGTCGACCGCGTGGAGCGCGACGACGTGGTGACACACCACGAGACCGGGTACTTGATCCAGCGGTTCCACCCGAGTCGTGGAGCGCGCCACTCCGACGTGCGCGTCTACGTCGTCGACGGTACGGTCGTCGGTGCGATGCGGCGTGTCGCTCCCGCGGACGAGTGGCGTTCGAACGTGGCGTTGGGTGGGGAGACGGAGGACGTGACCGACACGCTCTCCGAGAGTGCGCGTCGGATCGCCGTCCGAGCGACGGAGGTGTTGGATCTCGACACTGCGGGTGTCGACCTCGTCCAGCAGGTGCCCGTCGGCGACCGGCAACCGGTCGCACCGTACGAGGACACGACGCGGACGGCTGGCGAGCCGGTGGCGTCGGACACGTCGACTCTGTCGTCGGGCGACACCCCGTCGGGTGGTGCGAGTGAGACGGAGTCTGGTTCGCGAGCGGGAGCCGACACACGAGAGGAGACGAGCGACTGGGCGGTCCTCGAGGTCAACGCCACGGCGGGGTTCAAAGGGCTGTTCGACGCCACGGGGGTGAGTGCCGCGCCGTACCTCGCGGCGGCAGCCGTCGAGCGTGTCGGTGGGACTGTCGACACGGACCGCGTCCATCGACTCGCCGACGAGCTGGACGACTCGCTTCCGGACTGTGCACCCGACGACGTGTTGGTGTCGGACGACGGTGTCGCCGGCACGGTCGGGTACACGGCCTCGGTCGCCGTCGCGGGTGTCGAGGGTGCGACGGAGGAGACGGCGAAGGTCGACACCGGGGCCGATCGGACGACGGTCGACTTCGAAGTCGCGGAGGCGGTCGGAGCGGGACCGATCTCCGGGACGACGACGGTTCGAGCCGGCGACGGCACGTCGACACGGCCGGTCGTCCCGATCTCGGTTCGGATCGGGCGTGACTGGTTCGACGTGACGGCCGGGCTGGCGGACCGGTCGGCGAACAGACACCCGGTGTTGTTGGGTCGCGACGTGTTGGAACGGTTCCGAATCGACCCACGTGCGGGCCCCAACTCCGACCCAGGTGACGGGCAGGCGACCTCGTTCGAGGAGTGACACTCGCGGGCGTCCGACGTTGGTGTTCGACGGTCGAACCCGTCCAGTGAGTGTGCCGTCGTGGAGTTACAGTCGTGTCACCGGGTGAGCGGGTCGTCAATTACCGTCAAGTGTTGGCCGGGACGAGGTGACCGTGGGTGGCGGGAGCACCCCACCGTGTTCGGCTGCGGGTCACCCTGCCCCGGTGCCCCCGGCTCCTCGCCACCTCCTCTCCCCCTGTTCCCGAGGGGGACGCGAACGGACCCGTGTGGGGGGTACGGGTACACTGTCTCGGCTACTGGCCGGGCGTCCTGGCTCCCGGCCAGTCACCGTCGGCGACACCGGCATGCGACTCCTGGCGACGCTCCACACCCCTCGCCGACGGTGACGGCGACTTCTCCAACCGCTCGGCAGCCGTGACGGCCACTGTCTCGCGTCGAGGATCCGGGTATGCAACGGAGTCGCGGTGCCGCGGAGTGTTCATGAGTCGGCTCCGTGTGGTGTGTTCCGAGCGATGGTCACAGGACTCGCAGGGGTCGGGAGCGTCGGTGTCGGTGGCTCCCACGCGGTCGTCGGAGTGGCGTACGGACTCGCACAGGTCGTCCCGCCGGGGTTCCCGGTCGACCAGTTTCTCGCACACTGGTGGGTGTTTCCGGCGTCGATCCTCTTCTCGCTGGTCGCACTGGCGTCGGGTGTCTCGGGTGCACTGTTCTTCAGCCCGTTCTTCATGCTCGGCGTCGGGCTGAGTCCGGCACAGGCGATCGGTGCCGGCCTCCTGACGGAGGTGTTCGGCATGGGAAACGGACTGGCGAACTACGTCCGCCAACAGGTGGTCGACTACCGGACCGCGAAGTGGCTCCTGTTGGGTGCGGTGCCGTCCGTCGTGGTCGGTGCGTTCGCGACCCACCTCGTCCCGACGACGATTCTGAAGCTCCTGTTCGGGGGTGGACTCGTCTTCCTGGGTGCGTTCCTCGTCTACTACGACCCCGCCGAGGAGTGTGAGCCCGGCGAGTGTGAGGGGTCGTACCTCCGACAGAAGAACGAGGGACGGGGGACGACGACGGTCGAGACGGCGGACGGCGAGCGGTTCGAGTACGACACCTGCTGGCGACCACCCGGTGTCGGACTGGCGACGGCCGGAGGGTTCGTCACCGGACTGATCAGCGCGGGACTGCCGGAGGTGACGACGACACAGTTGATCGTCCGGTGTCGCCTCCCACCACGCGTCGCGGTCGCGACGAGCGTCTTCGTCCTCGGGATCGCGGCACTGGCCGGCGCGGTGGTCCACGCACTCGCGGCGACGCCGGTCTGGTACGTCGTCGCGTGGTCGATCCCGGGTGTGTTGATCGGCGGGACCGTCGGGACGCGCGTCGGGAAGTACCTCCCCAGCGACCTGATGGAGCAGGGGCTCGGCGTCGTGTTCGTCGGTGTCGGACTCCTCGTCGTCGGAACGGAGCTGTTCGCGTGACCGCACCATCCCGGACGGACGCTTAGCGCGGGGAGCCTCCGGTGGGTAGCGTCCGAGCCCAACTACTGTGGGTTCCGACTGTAGGAGGTGGCGTCCATGAGTGGCAGTATGTCGAGTCCCCTGTCGTCGGTCACGGCGGCGAACCGTCTACTCGAGCACGTCGAGGGTCCGTCGTTCCTCCTGCACACCGGGAACGACGAGATTCTGAACTGCAACGACCGTGGTGCTCGGTTCCTCGGGTACAGACGGAGCGAGTTGCGTGGCGGACCGATCTCGCGTGTCCACCCGGACGAGACGGAGACCATCCACGAGGCTGCGGTCCGCGCTCGCAAGCAGGTCGTCTGTCGGAGAGACGGGCTGACGTGTCGAACGAAGACCGGCGAAGAGATCACGGCCGACGTCTCGCTCCTCGATGTCGGGCGAGACGGTGCGGCGAGGGCGGACACGGCGACGACACCCGACACCACGTCCGTCGCGATCGTTCACACCGAGCGAGACGAGTCGCGGCGCGCACGGCAGATCGCCGGGCTCCTCCGGATTCTCCGTCACAACGTCCGGAACCGCCTCAACGTGGTGATCGGACACCTCGAGGCGATCGAACGAGAGACGGACGACGAGGGTGACAGCGTGCCGACGAGACACGCCGAAGCGGCACTGGCGGCCTGTGAAGACCTCCTCGGCACGACGGCGAACACGTGGGAAGTCCGAGAGGTCCTGCAGACGAACCCAGAGCACGACGACGGCGTCGACGTGGTCCGACTCGTCGAGAGCGCGGTCGACACCGTGTCGGCGGCGCACTCGGAGGCGAGACTCCAGACCCGGCTCCCGGAGTCGATCGAGGTCGTCGGCACAGGCCT
It contains:
- a CDS encoding aspartyl protease family protein, producing the protein MGRPASHEHDTDDVRVGVVSFHNSKETKAICNAVADLGHTPVWFGRSNLASRVAGGAASVEPPVDVAINRLLTTKATRPLCQLSLAGVVADAVPTLNHPDTVAAMLHKYRAAARLARAGVPVPDTVLSPRRTPPDDWAATVGDTAVRKPGIGTNGTGVDRVERDDVVTHHETGYLIQRFHPSRGARHSDVRVYVVDGTVVGAMRRVAPADEWRSNVALGGETEDVTDTLSESARRIAVRATEVLDLDTAGVDLVQQVPVGDRQPVAPYEDTTRTAGEPVASDTSTLSSGDTPSGGASETESGSRAGADTREETSDWAVLEVNATAGFKGLFDATGVSAAPYLAAAAVERVGGTVDTDRVHRLADELDDSLPDCAPDDVLVSDDGVAGTVGYTASVAVAGVEGATEETAKVDTGADRTTVDFEVAEAVGAGPISGTTTVRAGDGTSTRPVVPISVRIGRDWFDVTAGLADRSANRHPVLLGRDVLERFRIDPRAGPNSDPGDGQATSFEE
- a CDS encoding sulfite exporter TauE/SafE family protein; translation: MVTGLAGVGSVGVGGSHAVVGVAYGLAQVVPPGFPVDQFLAHWWVFPASILFSLVALASGVSGALFFSPFFMLGVGLSPAQAIGAGLLTEVFGMGNGLANYVRQQVVDYRTAKWLLLGAVPSVVVGAFATHLVPTTILKLLFGGGLVFLGAFLVYYDPAEECEPGECEGSYLRQKNEGRGTTTVETADGERFEYDTCWRPPGVGLATAGGFVTGLISAGLPEVTTTQLIVRCRLPPRVAVATSVFVLGIAALAGAVVHALAATPVWYVVAWSIPGVLIGGTVGTRVGKYLPSDLMEQGLGVVFVGVGLLVVGTELFA
- a CDS encoding ATP-binding protein, whose translation is MSGSMSSPLSSVTAANRLLEHVEGPSFLLHTGNDEILNCNDRGARFLGYRRSELRGGPISRVHPDETETIHEAAVRARKQVVCRRDGLTCRTKTGEEITADVSLLDVGRDGAARADTATTPDTTSVAIVHTERDESRRARQIAGLLRILRHNVRNRLNVVIGHLEAIERETDDEGDSVPTRHAEAALAACEDLLGTTANTWEVREVLQTNPEHDDGVDVVRLVESAVDTVSAAHSEARLQTRLPESIEVVGTGLLELAVRHVVENAVVHSDATAPRVWIVVRPPPAVDGECVEVVVGDRGPGIPAAERRVTRRETPPTPVAHASGLGLWITAWLVRRSCGSVDIETGPDGTTVTLRLPADDTDDGDR